From the Acidobacteriota bacterium genome, the window GCCTATCGCCGGCGGCTGGCGGCGCTCCGCCTCGAGGCAGTCCTCGAAGCCGAAGGCCGATTGGCGGCGGCCACCCTCTACGTCGCCGAGCGCGAGGCTCGCAAGCTCGACGGCGCCGCCCTCGGACGACGCCTCGCCGATCGCCTGACGGTGGGGGCCACCGGCCGACCGGTGGAGCGCGACCGGGGCGAGCTGCTGCTGGCGCCGGAAGTCGCGACCGCCCTGCTCCACGGCCTGCTGCCGCTGTTGGTCGGACCGCGGGCCGGAGCCCGTCTGGCAGGCATGCGCGATGGCCGTGGCCGCATCGCCAGCGATGCCTTGACGGTGGTCGACGACGGCCGCTGGCCCGGCGGACTGTGCGCCGCAGCGGTCGATGGCGAGGGCCTTCCCACCCGTCGCATCCCGCTGATCGCGCAAGGCCATTTCGGTCAACCGCTGCTCGCCTGGCACCAACAGCAGGACGGCGAGGGCCAAGCCAGCGGCTGCTCTCGACGCGCCAGTTGGCGCGACCTTCCGATCCCCGGACCGACCCACCTCGCCATCCTGCCGGATCCCGCGGTGGCGGTGTCCAGCCTGCTGGCGGACATCGCCCGGGGCTACTACTTCATCGATGCCTCCGGCCCCGCCCGCTTGAGCCCCGACGGCAGCCGCTTCGCCCTGCCCGCCGCCGGCTT encodes:
- a CDS encoding metallopeptidase TldD-related protein, whose product is MKEDLARTLDHLVGEGFAEVEVYARRGRSRRLEIGLAQRGASFHQEQGWAVRAGGDRSSLFASGTGPPPTVGPWPEADGWALRLPDPASTDDAWSEPADLDAPLIGETEGLRWLSRLEQGLHQELPTAKLVRAVLEDGSSESRINSTRGIATAYRRRLAALRLEAVLEAEGRLAAATLYVAEREARKLDGAALGRRLADRLTVGATGRPVERDRGELLLAPEVATALLHGLLPLLVGPRAGARLAGMRDGRGRIASDALTVVDDGRWPGGLCAAAVDGEGLPTRRIPLIAQGHFGQPLLAWHQQQDGEGQASGCSRRASWRDLPIPGPTHLAILPDPAVAVSSLLADIARGYYFIDASGPARLSPDGSRFALPAAGFLLQSGKATAPVRGAVITGTISALLRGVQAVARDLTFLPLDGMIGSPTLLLSGLEVHADDGRGP